In Sphingomonas oryzagri, the genomic stretch CCTTCGGCTTCTTCGGCCGCGGCGGCTTCGCCCTCGGCAGACTTCAGCGCCGACGGAGCGGCGATCGTGGCGACGGTGAAGTCGCGGTCGTCGATCGCGGTCTTGGCGCCCTTGGGGAGCGTCACGGCCGAGATGTGGATCGACTCGCCGACATCGAAGCCGGCCAGGTCGACCGTGATCTGGTCGGGGATCTCGGCCGCATCGACGATCAGCTCGACGTCGTGACGGACGATCGAGAGCACGCCGCCGCGCTTCAGGCCCGGCGAGCCTTCCTCGTTCACGAACACCAGCGGCACGTTGACGTGGATGGTCGAATGCTCGCCGACGCGGAAGAAGTCGACGTGGAGCGGGCGATCGGTGACCGGGTGGAACTGCACGTCCTTGGGCAGAGTGCGGATCGCGCCCTTGTCGGCACCCTCGATCATCACGATCGAGTTCATGAAGTGGCCGGTGCCCAGCATCTTGGCGAGCTCGCGCTCGTTGACGCTGATCGAAATCGGCTCCTTCTTGTCGCCGTAGATCACGGCGGGGACGCGGCCTTCACGGCGCAGATGACGGGAGGCTCCCTTGCCAGCCCGATCGCGCGTTTCGGCGGACAGCGTCAGCTGATCGCTCATCGCTCAATCTCCAAATATTAGCTCATGTGACATGCCGGACAGGCCTCCAGGGATGACCCTGCACGGCAAGCGGGCGCGCATAGGCGAGATCGAGGGATTCGGCAAGCGCCCGTGTGGCTATTCGACCCGCACCGCCTGATAGCCGAGCTTCGCCAGCATCGCCTGTACCGAATCCGTGCCGACCAGATGCCCGGCGCCGACCGCCACCAATTGCGTGCCGGGCTGGTTGAGCCGCTGGACGATCGCGTCCGCCCAATGCGCGTTGCGCCGCGCGATCAGCACATTGCGCAGCGCCTGCGACTTCTTCATGTCCTTGTCGAAGCTCTTCGCGATGCCCTTCTCGTCGCCTTCCTTCCAGGCGCCGAGCATCTTGCCGAAATCGGCCGCGTCGTCCGATTTCTGGTCGACCACGCCTTCGAGGAACTGGCGCTGCTCCGGCTCTGGCATCGTGTCGAAGAAGCCGAGCTGCTGCTCCAGCGTCTCAAGCCCCTCGATCGGCTTGTTCTGGGCGCGGAACTGGGCCTTGAGGTGCTCCTCCACGCCGTCGGCCGAATTGACGCCGAGCGTCTGCGCGGTGGCGCCGAACAGCACCATGCCTGCTGCCCACGTTTTCAGCTTGTTGAGCGTGTCGGCGGGGACGGAGGACTTCTTTTCGAGCGCAGCCAGCGCACCGCGATATTTGGGGTCGATCCGGTCGGCGAGCGGCGCGATCGGGCCGGTGGCGGTGCCCATCTTGAACAAGGCGGCCGCCGACTTGGTCGGATCCTGATCAAGTCGGATCGTAGCCATGTCGTTCTGTGAGCCAAGGAGTTGTGTACACACCTTGTCTTCCTAAGACCGCTTGGCCTCCGACTTCCGAACAGATAGACGGTCGACGGACCCTTCTGCAGCCGCCAGATCGCGGGGTGCGCCTGCGCCTTCGCGACATGCTGGCGGGCCAGCAGCGCGGAGGGAAGGGCGGGTTGCAGGAGGGCGAGGAAGGCGGCGGCGAACGCGCGCCAGCGAGTCAGCTTCATACAGCCCGTCCTACAGCCAGCTTGGGCGGGCACAAGCGCCCTTTGCTTGACCCGCGACATGCGAGGCGCCAGAGGCGGCACCCATGTCTACACCGGTTTCCTCGGGGCCTATGAGCTTCCAGCGGCTGATCCTGACTCTCCATGATTATTGGAGCGATCGGGGCTGCCTGATCCTCCAGCCCTACGACATGGAGATGGGGGCGGGCACATTCCACCCCGCGACGACGCTGCGCGCGCTGGGGCCTAGCCCATGGAAGGCCGCCTACGTCCAGCCCTCGCGCCGCCCGACCGACGGCCGCTATGGCGAGAACCCGAACCGGCTCCAGCATTATTATCAATATCAGGTGGTGCTGAAGCCCTCGCCCCCGAACCTGCAGGAGCTGTATCTAGGCTCCTTGAAGGCGATCGGCATCGACTTCACCAAGCACGACATCCGCTTCGTCGAGGACGATTGGGAAAGTCCGACGCTCGGCGCCTGGGGGCTGGGCTGGGAAGTCTGGTGCGACGGCATGGAGGTGACCCAGTTCACCTATTTCCAGCAGGTCGGCGGCTATGACTGCAAGCCGGTGCTGGGCGAACTGACCTACGGGCTGGAGCGCCTCGCCATGTATATCCAGGGCGTGGACCGGGTGTACGACCTCAGGTTCAACGACGAGGGCGTGACCTACGGTGACGTCTTCCTCGAAAACGAGAAGCAGCAGAGCGAATACAATTTCGAGGTCGCGAACACCGAGGCGCTCTTCGACACCTTCCGCAAGGCGACCGCCGAGTGCCAGGTCTGCCTCGACCGCAAGCTGCCGCTGCCGGCCTATGAGCAGGCGATCAAGGCCAGTCACACCTTCAACCTGCTGCAGGCGCGCGGCGTGATCTCGGTTGCCGAGCGGCAGGCCTATATCGGCCGCGTCCGCGATCTGGCGAAGGGGGCGTGCGCGAGCTGGATCGAGAAGAACACGCCTGAATGGGAAGCGCGTTTTCCGGGGTGGGTGGCATGACGGACTTTCTGCTCGAACTGCTCTCCGAGGAAATCCCGGCGCGGATGCAGGAGAAGGCGTCGGCCGATCTCGCGCGTCTGTTCGAGGCGGAGCTGGCCAAGAGCGGCCTCAAGGCGGAAGCCATCGAGAGCTTCGTCACGCCGCGCCGCCTCGCCCTGATCGCGAAGGGGCTGCCCGCCGCGACCGAGGCGGTGTCGGAGGAACTGAAAGGCCCGCGCGCCGATGCGCCGGAGCAGGCGCTCGCCGGCTTCCTCGGCAAGACCGGGCTGACCCGCGAGCAGCTGGTCGAGCGCGAGGATGCCAAGGGCAACAAGGTGCTCTTCGCCGTCATCGAGAAACCCGGCCGCCCGACCGCCGAGGTGCTGGCCGAGGCGATCCCCGCGATCGTCCGCGCCTTCCCCTGGCCCAAGTCGATGCGCTGGGGCACGGCGTCGCTCTCCACCGAGAGCCTGCGCTGGGTGCGTCCGCTGCAGGGCATCGTCGCATTGTTCGGCGAGGATGTGGTGCCGTTCGCAATCGCCGGCGTCGCTTCCGGCGCGACCACGGTCGGCCACCGCTTCCACCATCCGGACGTCGTGACG encodes the following:
- a CDS encoding 50S ribosomal protein L25/general stress protein Ctc gives rise to the protein MSDQLTLSAETRDRAGKGASRHLRREGRVPAVIYGDKKEPISISVNERELAKMLGTGHFMNSIVMIEGADKGAIRTLPKDVQFHPVTDRPLHVDFFRVGEHSTIHVNVPLVFVNEEGSPGLKRGGVLSIVRHDVELIVDAAEIPDQITVDLAGFDVGESIHISAVTLPKGAKTAIDDRDFTVATIAAPSALKSAEGEAAAAEEAEGGEAE
- a CDS encoding glycine--tRNA ligase subunit alpha; translated protein: MSTPVSSGPMSFQRLILTLHDYWSDRGCLILQPYDMEMGAGTFHPATTLRALGPSPWKAAYVQPSRRPTDGRYGENPNRLQHYYQYQVVLKPSPPNLQELYLGSLKAIGIDFTKHDIRFVEDDWESPTLGAWGLGWEVWCDGMEVTQFTYFQQVGGYDCKPVLGELTYGLERLAMYIQGVDRVYDLRFNDEGVTYGDVFLENEKQQSEYNFEVANTEALFDTFRKATAECQVCLDRKLPLPAYEQAIKASHTFNLLQARGVISVAERQAYIGRVRDLAKGACASWIEKNTPEWEARFPGWVA
- a CDS encoding TraB/GumN family protein, coding for MATIRLDQDPTKSAAALFKMGTATGPIAPLADRIDPKYRGALAALEKKSSVPADTLNKLKTWAAGMVLFGATAQTLGVNSADGVEEHLKAQFRAQNKPIEGLETLEQQLGFFDTMPEPEQRQFLEGVVDQKSDDAADFGKMLGAWKEGDEKGIAKSFDKDMKKSQALRNVLIARRNAHWADAIVQRLNQPGTQLVAVGAGHLVGTDSVQAMLAKLGYQAVRVE